The nucleotide sequence ttgtcagaggagcttgcctgacactatactgctatagtccgagcacctctctgatgggacggcataATCTTCTGTCGTAAGGTTCAAGTCAGCGTATGACTTAGTCGTTAGAcacgcctgttgtcagaagatgtttctcgatgtctcccttgtccttttgtctcttctgttcccacgccgagcgtctggccgctcggcagtcccatcacgtccgaccggacgtaggtactgATCCGCATGGGAGATTCcgggtcgtatgctcggatggaactgttcacagcattattgctttatgcctcggccgagcgggctacccgctcggcctagcgaccttgttcatcatgagcgtcggagacccgactccttgTCGGGTTGTCTTTGCTGCTTCCGCTTAGTCCCCGTTCAGCCGGTCGGCCTCGCCTTTTCCGGCCGGccatttgacctttgacctccacgtggcattgacttccctcaaagggggtcccccgtccttccTGCtggatctatatatatataataaaaaggaAAGTATACTCTCCGTTTTCACCCGTGCGTGATTGTGCGTGACACCTGACTCTGCCCGTGCGCCTCGTGCCCGCTGTGGCTGCCGCACCCATCGTACCTACCGCGGCCTCCCGCTCGGACAACCATCCGCTAACATGGCTGACCGCCAGCCTTCTCGGTCGCGAGACCGTCCAACTGTCTGCCCGCCTAGACGCACGAACTCCCGATTGACATACAGCCCGAACACATAAACGACAACCCGGCCTCACGACCGGCCGGACAGTCACACGCCTGCGGCGCACGAACTCCCGCCCGACAACCCGGCCTTTTGACTGGCCTATCGCCAGGCTACCTGGCCGCACGACCGGTCATTGGCCTGCCCAGCCGCACTCTCGGCCACCCACATGCCTAGCCTCGCGCCCGCTGTGCCTCCCGCGCCGTCGTGCCTACAATGGCAGCCTGGTCGGCCGTCCACCCGGACTCCAACCCGGCCACCCGCCCGCCTACCTGGCCGAGTTGCCGCTCGTCCGTCAGCACAGCTGCACGCCCTCTCGGCTACACGATCTCCCGCTTGGCCATCCGGCCTGTAGCCCGTCCGCTGTCCACCCGGCTTCACCCCGCCCGCCCGCATTGTCGCCCGACCGCCCATCCACCCAGCTGCTAATGTGTATGCTAGCTATCAAAATCATTGTTGGGACATTTTTATCACTGAATACAGTTGCATTCTAACCATATTTATTTGTAACGGATGCATTTACGGACAGAAAACTAACGAACTGACAAGTCAAAAGGATGGGTGCCTTGGAAACTAGACATCTTCCTTTTTATTGTGTCACTTTTTGGTATTCTCACCTTTTAAATTGAGTCTtggtttttttattttcttattttgggCATTCTGTACATTTGCAATTTGTTCTGCAGATTTTTATATTGATGTACCCGATGTAATTGACATCACACACATGCGCAGCAAAGACTCACAACCAGGAGAAGAATTACTGCTTGAAACAGGTTAATAATATTTGATACGGCTAGTATTAAAAGCTATCACAGATATAAAAAGAGGTTAAAATAGTATAATGAATTGGGTAAAAATTAAGAGGGTCAATGATTATCTCTTAGACTAGAGCTGATCAACCGTCTCCTAAAGTCGATCGAATGAAGCTGATTGTCCAATTGTTCGACCATCTGATCGTCCGCTCGACCGGTTGAATAGGCCAACCAATCTTCTTGGCTAAGTAAACCAGGGCCGCCCAGTACTAACCCAGGGCTTCCTCAAGCCAGGCTGCCTGGCACTAAACCAGGGCCGCCTAAATCAGGGCCGCCCGATACTAAACCAGGGTTGCCCGGTACTAAACCAAGGCCGCCTAAAGCCAGGGCCGCCCGACACTAAGCCAGGGCCGCCCGACACTAAACTAGGGCTGCCTAAAGCCAAGGCCGACCGCACTAAACTAGGGCCGCCTAAAGCCACGGTCGCCTAGCACTAAACCAGAATCGCCTAAAGCCAAGGCCGCTCGGCACTAAACCAGGGCTGCCTAAAACAAGGGCCGCTTAAAACCAGGGTCGCCCGATACTATGCCAGGGTCAAGCTAAACTAGAGCCCTCCTTTTGTCTTATCTACTGACACATAGACAAGGGTAACATGACCTCTGATAATTTTATTTAGACAGAATCCTCTTACACCTAGATAAGAGTAACATAATCATTTGATAACTAGACAAGGGTAACCTTACCCTCTGAGATCTTTTGTCTTAATATGCCCCTCTTATAAAGAGTCTGGCCTTGCACGCTGAAGAGAGAAGGGAAAAAAGGGGAAAAaagaggagagattgttggaagaAACAATCCGTTGCTGGAGATTTTCAGGGactttagttgaatttaaattacacgaaataaattcaacttatctgctgaaatgacctgagctgataatctcaggctgtcaACAGGAACTGGTGTCTGCCAAGTGTTGAACGCAGACTTCACAGTGACTGACCAGGCGAAATAGGCTAAGGCCAACCAAGAGAAGAGGCTAAGGCTGACCGAGAGTAGAGGCTTCTGCCGAGCGAGTTTCTACCGGGCGAGTTACAGGCTTCTGCTAAGCAAGTTGCTGCCGAACAGCAAAGAGAAGCCTAGAAAGCGATCGGACGAGTGAACTGAGTAAATCGAGGCCTACGACGaatgcagtttccttgaaacaaattcgtCCCACCTTCAGttgtgcttcgaggctttctCGGGTCATCTATTTCTCAGGATACAATAGCGAACCGTGATTCTCCCCAAGCACTGAAGGTCACGACAAATTGAGAGCTATCCAAACTATCACGGGCTCACGTGCACTCCGTCGATCaaaagttgcacgacagaggagggaaTGTAGATGGAGAGCTTCTGTTGCTTTTCTATGCACATAACCTTTTACCTGTggtcgcaacctccttatataaaAGATCAAGGCGAAAGGGCAGCATTAATGATCGaccgttttgattctgcattaatctttctttaatacatttgttacacaagcagcaaaaagattTCCGTgacaaaatattggttgttccgcttgaaattttttttccccGGCCGATCCAACATTCAGTTCGCACAGGTAGTGTCCGCACATGAGTTAACATGGTTCAACGCAATTCGAGtcttggatttgcaccccctcTGCGTGAGAGAGACTTTcaccatgcatttgttcacatcctcaatgcatgtgaatcaatataaccaacatgccatgaaactcccaatatgagattaaagtctcattcacaattgAACCTCTTTCTGTTGAATTGATTACGTGTGTGAAAAAAGGGGGCGATTGAATCACATGGTTTAAAAATAACAACTTATTTTAACGTTTTTAAAACACAAGTACACGCATCAGAAATTAAAAAGAACGTAGCACGAAAAAACACAAAcgattttacttagttcgaaccattcggtgactcctactccaagactcaggtctcgcggacctatcgacggataatccactaaaaacatCTTCCGATATCTCCGAAAGAGGAAATCAAATACAAAAAAATTTAGAACAAGGGCAACACTCTGTACTTGTCCATTTGCAATAATTAAatatacaaaataaaattttattgacaCTTAGAGATTGATGTTGAAGTGCTCATTAAGGCACTCAAATACCAACTTTAAAaatatgatcaatcaagtcagATAAAGTCAAAACTGAGAGACTGATCTAGTCATGTAAAAATATTCGATCAACCactaagataaattaaaaaaatatacacaGAGATCCATCCTAACACTCAACATTCTCAAGTCCACTATTcattaaggaaaaaaaaatcccgAATCTCAAATTTTAGATCCATAGTTTATCACTGGAGTGTTATGCTGTTCCAGAGGCCAAGTACCAACTTAGCTACATCCATTGGACAGCTTGAAACCATCGAGATCTTTCAACTTCTTAATCACAAGTGCCTCAAACAATTTCAATAGCTTAAAACCATCAAGATCTTTTATCTTCTCAAACTTTCTAGATCTTTCAAGCTCTCAACAGTTAAAATTCCTATGGTCCTAACTTCTAAGAACTTATAATAAAAAAGGTGTCGTAGCTCATCCTCCTCTTCAAAAGTTCAAATTAATATCATTTGGTGCTCAACCTAATAGACCTCTTTCAGGATAAGGTGAACACAGCCGACAATTCATCGGCAGCCATCAAACATGGCCAACTTGAAGCAAGCAAAGAACCGAGTTTAAGGAAATATGCACAAACTGAAAATATGGAGATTCAAGCTTGAATCATCTTTTTTGGAATCCCTACATAATTTACCAAGTTCACATGCAGAATGTCTAACAAACCCATCAATTCTACCTCTACACTCCGAACAAACATAAATATAGCATGTAGATTTGCCAACACATAAACAAATTTCAGGACGGCGACCACATAAGAAAGGCAAGAGCTGCTCCCAGCCACAACACAAGTTTCAAAAGCCAGCTACTCAGTCCAGTACTGAGGGTTCAAAGCAGAGCCAAAGTAGTCACCAAAAGAAAACGATATCTACCATCGAGCATGGCCACCATACCTTACTGGATTTTTTTATCTTTCAACGGTCCTTTTGGTATCTTGctcagatacttggcatgaaccACTGCATAATGCTTCTTGAATTCTGCAATTGCCTTCTCGGTGAAGCCATCAACTTCGTCTTCATATTTGTTGTATAAGAAAGGCACAGTGTGAAGTGTGACGAAAACTACAGCCAAAAACAAAAGAATAATTTTCAGcacagattaaaaaaaaaagaaacaagaaagCAAATTGAAGGCAAAATACCAATATAAAACAGCGTCAAGAAGTTGGTGAAGTTCCCTATGATTGAAAAAACCCATAGTCCAGCAATCACCTGAATCCAAGACACAAATCAGAATATTTAAAAATGAGATCCAAATCTTCTGGaacagatatatatatatttagaagCATACAGAAAGGAATTTCTTCAGATCCCGTCCTAATGCAATTTCCCTTAAAACTGCAAGGCTCCTGTTGATCTCATATCTCAGAGAAAGTGCAATTTTCACTGTCAGATCTTCAGGAATGCTCACCTCAGGAATGTGAGGACGAGACCTACCATTAAATAAACACAAGCAATCAATCAGAAGATTCCATATCATTCAAAGTAGAGAGGAAAAAAAATTGATAGCACTGGACTTACTTGT is from Zingiber officinale cultivar Zhangliang chromosome 7B, Zo_v1.1, whole genome shotgun sequence and encodes:
- the LOC122006816 gene encoding reticulon-like protein B2, with the translated sequence MAEQEETLIQKIEEKNRGGDDYSSSSESDGEKSKVSAAAEAAKAKIYRLFGREKPVHQILGGGKPADVFLWKDKKASAAVLGGATTIWILFELMEYHLLTLVCHSLIFALAIIFLWSNATNLINKSRPHIPEVSIPEDLTVKIALSLRYEINRSLAVLREIALGRDLKKFLSVIAGLWVFSIIGNFTNFLTLFYIVFVTLHTVPFLYNKYEDEVDGFTEKAIAEFKKHYAVVHAKYLSKIPKGPLKDKKIQ